The Populus nigra chromosome 4, ddPopNigr1.1, whole genome shotgun sequence genome contains the following window.
GATATGATATTATTAGTTGAAGCATTGTGACCTCTCTGCTTTTGATCATGGTGTAGAGGACTTGTTCCCTTTGCTCATGTTTATTTACTTAGTGTAAGGCGGAGAGTCTGAATTTTTTTCTCTGATTATTTTTGTTCGTTACAGGTTCTAATAGAACTTGCACCGTTTGTCACCCTGTCAGAAAAGCTTGGCAGACTGGCAGTGCAACTGGTTGCCGGTGGAAGTGGTGTACAATCAGTAAAGGTGACTTATGCTTCTGCCAGAGGTCCAGATGATCTCGACACTCGGCTTCTTCGTGCAATGATTACCAAGGGTCTGATTGAGCCTATCACCAGTGTTTTTATTAACTTGGTAAATGCTGACTTCACTGCTAAGCAGAGAGGACTGAGAATAACAGAAGAGCGCTTTCTATTGGATGGTTCACCTGAGAATCCACTTGAGTTCATCCAGGTCCAAATTGCCAATGTAGAATCTAAATTTGCCACTGCAATTTCTGACTCTGGTGAGATTAAAGTCGAGGGAAGAGTGAAAGACGGGAAGCCCCACCTCACCAAGGTAGGTTCATTTGGTGTTGATGTGAGCATGGAAGGCAGTCTCATACTTTGCAGGCAGGTTGATCAACCAGGTATGATTGGCAGTGTGGGGAATATCCTTGGTGAGGAGAATGTAAATGTGAGTTTCATGAGCGTTGGCAGGATTGCTCCACGAAAACAGGCAGTAATGATTATTGGTGTGGACGAGGAACCTAACAAGGAAGCGCTAAAGAGAATCGGGGAGATACCAGCAGTTGAAGAATTTGTGTTTCTTAAGTTGTAGGGCGCACAATTCTGTCATTCTTGAAGTGTATTTCATGCCCAACATTGAAGAAATCAATGCCAATGGGCCaaggttgattttgtttttgttgttttcttcccCCTAAACGAGTgatcattttttaatcaatttccaTGCTTGCTCATGCGTTCCGATAGTCTAGTCTTTCATATCTCTTCGGCACTTGACATGTTCGTCTCGGCTGTAAATTAATTTACATGCAAGgataaaaattctataaatccttttgtttaaatgatttttaaaaaaatgctagtAAAGTTTGGCCAAAATGAACAACGAAAATGTTACAAATCCGCATTCAAGGGAGACAAAGGTTACTAAGACAATGACAAAATATCTcctctaaaataaaacaattagaaatgtaataaattttaatgtttatgtttcaagtattttttaaaaaaattaaaatgccaTCAAGATACTACATTGATTtggaatgatttaaaaaattaaaattaaaattttgtttttgcgcCGGCCCTTACTGAGTGGTTGCCAGGAAACAACAACAAGCCGCGTGTCCACCTTTTTCAACCATGAAGAAGCAGTGTGAGCCAACGCTTGGAACACGTGTCCATACCTCATGCTGTTAGGTGAAGTGGAGAGTATTATATATGCTCACGGGATCATAAAAATCTGGAAGGAGCCGAAGCAGGATAAGATTATATATAGTTGCTTCAAAAATATCTGAAACtctgtaacaaaaaaaacatatctgaaATTCCCACAACATGAAGACACAGGTACCAAATGAGTCCATTTTCCAAGATCTAACTTGAATTATCGAATGGTTTATTTGacttatatatgtatattgttAATTTCATTGTATTTTGCAGGAGACTGAAAGGATAAACGAAGAAGGTGAAGCTGAAACCAGGGTGGAGACTGTCGATCACCGGACTTCAGCGGGGAAAGGCGAATCCACCGATGAGAAAGTGGGGGTGGTTCATCTTAAGCGCAACACGAGGGATTCTGGCAGTGGTGGTGGAATTTTGTCTAGCGCAGCTGCTGCAGTGACTAACACCTTCAAGTCTGCAAAGGATGCCATCATGGGCGGTCGTGGCAAAGATAACACCACCAAATGATCATGATATCACCATCTTTCTGTATGTGTGTGAGATACATGTAGAAAATGAATCTTAAGAAATAAACTCATGTTTCTTAATTGGGATATTGGTCCGTACTTCGGAATCTTTTTATTACTTCGGAATCTTTTTATGCAGATATTTTGAAGTATCCCGTTCGGAAAAAAGCATTTTGTAGAAAAATCTTTGCTTGAACCTCGTGGTAAAGTTTTGAGCTATTTGCTGATAAATTGGGTGAAATTTGACGGCACTAGAACGGTGCTTGTTTgggctttcttttcttttgatgatgAAGTGCAtggtcaaaagaaagtaaaacttAGATGGTGAGTGTTTGATTTTGTggtagatattaattttttatattagtatttgaattttgttttttaatttttcataactttttttcaaatataaataaactgtaaaaataaataaagttttaataatataaattcaactTCCTCGTTATAGATATGTCTTCAAGTTAGACGAGTTGGGGTGGAAACTGGTATATCCACGAGTATCACAAGTTTATCTACAAGTTAGGGTGATATTAGTCATTTTCTCCTTATACAGATGCTACAAACTCATTTTTAAATTAGATGAATTATGGTGATGTTTGAGGCTTGTTTATGAGCATTTCAGATTTATTTATAAACTGAAGGTGATTATTAGATATACAGGTCTGTTCATAAGCTAAAACAattattagatataattaaattataagaattataaatagataatttagatttaattaatttgattttaataaaattttatattatattaatcatTGTATAATCATATTAATTGAGATTAAATTGTTTTCTCTGTAAATATTTCTTGATTGGGTTGTAAATATTTTCTGCTACTGATGTAAATATAAAAGCCGTAAATaacatttattattaaaaaaaattggttgtgatattttttttttcatgtgataaGTAACAAAAATATCTACAAAACACACACTTAGAGGCTAGGTTACAGCTAGCTAGAGAAAACAATTTTTAGACACGTGTTGTCTTACCTTTCTTGAAAATTTCACACGTATTTCTCACGAAATTCCTTATTTTTCTCGAGAGACTCTTTCCTTGTCGCGGGCAATTCGAGTACTGCTGCTCATCAAGAAAGTTATTCAAAGGAATTAATTGATCACGAATTTAAACAGAGACTTTAAACGCTAATCGAGCATTCAGTTTTATTTCTAATAGCATAAGTTTGATAGTAACATGGAATAAGATTGTGCTCCGACTTGACGGCCACGTGACGTTGGGTGGCATAAAAGCATCCCCTTTGTCAAAAGCAAAATACAGCCACACCAGGTTCACAGCAAAAAGTTCAGTCCCAGATACCGACTTCCGTGAAACCATCTTCAGTGGCAAATCCCCTAAACATCGCGTTCGTGTTAAAACGACACGCCACTTCCCCGTTTCTGGATACTGCTATCAAACCAGCTCGCCCTTCATCAAGCCTCTCATTCACAACAAAATCCACTGCTTCTTGCAGGCTCAATCCCTTGTACTCCATCACCGCCGCTACATCGCGCGCTAGTGTCCCACGTATGATGGCCTCTCCTTCTCCTGTGCAAGAGACCCCACAAAGATCACAAGCGTAGGTCCCAGCACCGATCAGGGGCGAGTCACCAATACGACctgccattttgttcatgagcCCACCTGTCGACGTGGCTGCAGCGCACCTCCCTTGGCTGTCCACCACCACACACCCCACTGTTTCTGGCGCATACAGGCTGATTGGGAGTCCGTTCATTGCCAAGAGATTGTCATCAGGGGGCCCCACACTGCAGCTTTCCAATCCAACGGCTGGGATCCTGTAATCAAACTGGTTTGGGACACCAAGAAAAGAGTCAATTAATGGGCCCACCGCATCAAATGAAAAGCTCGTAGGGATGCAACATACCAGGATGGAGTTGGCTTCTTTTGCTAACTTCAACATCCCCAGGTTTTCCTCCGTTATAAAATAGCCATTGTCCACCGTCTCAACACCCTAACAAAGCCAATAATAAGTAATCTACTTAATCATCATGTTTTTCGTACTTGAATgcattaattatcttttttattcacCCTTTCTTGGAGTAGTAAAGGAGCAAATTGCTTATATAATATTTCAATGGTACGAGTTAAGGAGGCGTGCACCGGGGGGGGGTACCTGTTGCCTGGCAAATTCCTCAGCGCCAGAAAAAGCAAGATAGGAGTGAGGAGATTGCTCCATCACAAGTCTTGCGAGAGAGATTGGGTTTTTCACTGTTGTTAAACCAGATACGGCACCGCATCTTCTCTTTGGCCCGTCCATTATGCTGGCTTCCATTTCCACTGTTCCATTCTCTGTTAAAGCAGATCCACGCCCAGAATTAAACAGAGGATCCGTTTCCAATTCTCTCACCTGTAACAACAAAAAACAGGATTCTTTCAACTCTTAATCATTCACTAGCCATGTTCTTAATCTTTATTTTCACGTTTGAAACCAGAAAACAccagaattatatttttttataaaaaaaactagcacacttaaattaaaagttttagcagaataaaaacatttaagaaagatttgacaaaataatacttttatatTATCGCGTTTCAAAATAGCAATTTTTAAACACGTGTTTTTGATACGATACAATCTAACATGTAACCTTACTGTCAGTTCTCTAGCTCAACTAGTGGGCTGGTTAATTTAGTTGTATAAATCGATTGACTCTTTCATACAAAAACTATAAGTTtatgaacatttttttaaaatatattttatgtgtaaaaatatatttttgtctcaTTTGTAGACTTAAAAAAACActccaattaaaatcttaaaaaattattgtttacaCAGTGTTAATGATGTAGTCGGGCTTGTGATAACGAGTAATTCTTAGCAGTCAGATATGAGTTTACCACAATTAGATGAGAATTTACCTTGGACAGATTATATAAATGGTCTAACATATGCATTTATGGATCAGTGGgatattagattttaaaaatctcacGCTGGAGCTCTAGCTTtagtaattttgtaatttttattattaattttggacTTCATGCATTGTTTTAGATTCTATAAGTGTTTACTTactattttttgatttttttttgtttacttgttAAGGTAGGGTTTTTAGTCTATATAAGGCTTTATAAACCTCATAAAAAGACATACTTCagtattattatttaaagagAATAAACTTATGAATTTAGAATTCTTatttacagttttttttcttataaaaaaaatcagtgtttttgtttcttgtttttttagcttttgtttATATCAGTAAACTAGTCGGttgatttaattgataattacaATACAATCAATTGGttaattctaaatttaattgatattgtaattcaaaaacataaaatttaattaaatatcacaaTTTATAACCGCGTCATCCAAAAGTTTGTGATTTTGCTGgaactttttgttgttttttaatttgttagttttttttttattttagatgctAATTTGCCCCAAAATTACTTTGTCCATTCAAGAAACAGGACGAGGTTGGTCCGTGAACACAtgccaaaaagaaaaaccacaaAGACTAATGTAGAATAAAAATGGTATCAATTCGAGTGCAAATCATAAACTTTTGTTTATATCAATTCCGTGCATGTTCATATACCAAGAAAGATCTGGGATTGATGATGTGCAGTTTTTTTTCTCCCCTTGTTCACGAcagttgaaaacaaaaacaaaacttgctTGTAAGAAATTAATAATGGAAAGGGAGGGATAACGTACAACAAGTTCGACAACATCGATAGCGGGGAGATTAGAGCGAAGAGCAGAGATGCCAAGATCAAGGCAGCGAGCGAGGAGTTTTTTGGCCTCCTCTTGTCTCTCTCGTGGGAGATTTGGGTCGACACCAGCGCCTCCATGCACCGCTATAGCCCACCCTCCCATTTTTCTCGCTCTTGTTTACTCGGAGGCGCGTGTTTTTTGTGTGTGCAATGAGAGCTCGTGGTCTCAGTATATATAGGCGCTTCGCGGACTCCTCGTACACCTGAAACCTTACTACATATTGTTCTATTCTGTCCTTGCTCACTTCTTGTGGAGGAGGGTGTGGGTTCTAACCCTGACTAGACCAGTTTCCAAGTGCGTTGGTTcaggttttaattaaatttaaattttttcaaccaCCAATTTACGGTATTGCCCCTGTGAATTATTTTAACTTGCACTAAATTTACTGTCAAGATTCGTTATTACTACGAGCAGACATTATAAGATAGTcactttaggtttttttttttttttaataattacgaGTAGAGTGGGCTTGATATGTTTACGATCTTGCCCTTTATCTATTTTGATTCGATATGAGAACAGAATTTTATAAGCAAGCAAAATCATTTATACACTTCTTGGTAAAGCTAGATTCTACCACCATCGAAACAGCTAGATTTTATTATCAAGTAGaatcagaatattttttttctagtaggtATAATATTTATTGCACATGAATAATTCTCGTTTGgctctttttcttcattaatattTACACAATGAACAACAATTTCCTACTCCTGCATGCTCACCGTGCACTCgtttaacttttaataaaaaatcatagtttagttactatattattttactcttttaataaaaaatcattgaactttgtaaaatgatatttttccttTAGAGTTCATTTATCATTATAAGATTTGCAGGGgataattagttttattatcttttaaatgCATAGTTTAGTGACTAtataactctaaaaaaaaatattaaaagttgaacggggcattttagtcattttaaattttaaaggcaAAATGtaaagaatataataattttttgtctttccaattatttattttagtaaaCAAAGTTGAAAGGATGacgattttatcttttaattaatataaataatattaaaataaaaaaattattggcatgtATGATGTCCATACCCTTCTAGCGACACGTACGACGTCGATCCATGTCCAAACACCGCTTTCTAGAGCGACACTAAAAGTACCTCACCGTCCCTTTTTAGTTGTTGTTATGTGTGCACATGGCGGCGTGGTGATTGAGCTTCAGTAGACTATTTTCTTcgtcatttctttcttctcgttgccaaaatataaaagtgtcatttaatttgttttttttttcaatttggttcttatttttttatttatttttttcttcaatttcacctctcATTATTTggtatcatttattttttatattgaatttggttttcttttgattgttgtttatttttttaatttttttataatttaatttttttttttaatttcatccataaatatttgattttaaattatttttatatcaaatttagtccatattcttttaatttt
Protein-coding sequences here:
- the LOC133691350 gene encoding uncharacterized protein LOC133691350, translating into MKTQETERINEEGEAETRVETVDHRTSAGKGESTDEKVGVVHLKRNTRDSGSGGGILSSAAAAVTNTFKSAKDAIMGGRGKDNTTK
- the LOC133691349 gene encoding probable isoaspartyl peptidase/L-asparaginase 2, which codes for MGGWAIAVHGGAGVDPNLPRERQEEAKKLLARCLDLGISALRSNLPAIDVVELVVRELETDPLFNSGRGSALTENGTVEMEASIMDGPKRRCGAVSGLTTVKNPISLARLVMEQSPHSYLAFSGAEEFARQQGVETVDNGYFITEENLGMLKLAKEANSILFDYRIPAVGLESCSVGPPDDNLLAMNGLPISLYAPETVGCVVVDSQGRCAAATSTGGLMNKMAGRIGDSPLIGAGTYACDLCGVSCTGEGEAIIRGTLARDVAAVMEYKGLSLQEAVDFVVNERLDEGRAGLIAVSRNGEVACRFNTNAMFRGFATEDGFTEVGIWD